One window from the genome of Lentibacillus daqui encodes:
- the mfd gene encoding transcription-repair coupling factor: MKGINAFLQSKEDIQSIITGVKNGMKEQLIAGLSGSARSLLVSIINESINKPILLVTHQLVQAQQLYDDLSAFVGDDDIYLYPVNELIASEIAVASPELRSQRIEALSAWSEKRSGILIAPVAALKRMLPPSSYWRKYQLPFNLGEEIAIQSYIQSLIDMGYERQPMVNAPGEFSIRGGIIDIYPVTEANPVRIELFDEEVDSIRYFDADSQRSMEKLNSIKIGPATELLLTEEDIIAGAERLENALQKSLGKIKTDEGKEKLNEVIEQDLERLRNLEHFPEMNKYIGFLYNNPASLLDYLPNDGLIVLDEMSRIQETATHLDTEEAEWYSSLLASNQMVQHHTFSFDWHDIFDGMQQRQRLYMSVFLRHIPNTQPENIINLSTRAMQEFHGQMNLFQNELKRWEKGGYSVVIIAPNEQRAEKVQAILSDYDMDATVVKQLTLPVSKPIITIGHISSGIEFPMHKLVIITENELFKKVPKRARKKQKISNAERIKNYQELKIGDYVVHANHGIGKYIGIETLEVNGLHNDYMLIKYSGDDKLYVPIDQIDLVQKFVASEGKEPKLYKLGGSEWTKVKRKVQSSVEDIADDLIKLYAEREARKGYAFSEDTELQREFEAAFPYQETEDQLRCIAEIKQDMERQRPMDRLLCGDVGYGKTEVAIRAAFKAVVDGKQVAILVPTTILAQQHFETIRERFQDQAVTIGLLSRFRTKKQQKETLEGLKRGTVDIVIGTHRLLSKDVQYRDLGLLVVDEEQRFGVKHKEKIKQLKTNVDVLTLTATPIPRTLHMSMLGVRDLSVIETPPENRFPIQTYVMEYNPVFIRESIEREMARGGQVFFLYNRVENIDRIAREIGMLVDARIGVAHGQMNESELESVMFGFLEGEFDVLVSTTIIETGVDIPNVNTLIVYDADRMGLSQLYQLRGRVGRSNRVAYAYFTYQRDKILSEVAEKRLQAIKEFTELGSGFKIAMRDLSIRGAGNLLGAQQHGFIDSVGFDMYSQMLKDAIDARKEGKELDEIKAFEPELNIDLDAYIPQSYIKDGKQKIDMYKRFQTATSADDLADLQEELIDRFGDYPEEVGNLFIVSKLKMYAKRERIESIREKNNKLELLMEDKRSQRVDGSKLFALANEFGREVQLGTEDKKLKIVFKWSNKTKDKRYDIVTELLDRLSTVDRDN; the protein is encoded by the coding sequence ATGAAAGGGATTAATGCATTTTTACAATCAAAAGAAGATATACAGTCCATTATAACCGGGGTTAAAAATGGCATGAAAGAACAACTTATAGCCGGGTTGTCAGGCTCGGCAAGAAGTTTGCTTGTCTCGATCATTAATGAATCGATAAACAAACCAATACTGCTGGTAACACACCAATTAGTGCAGGCTCAGCAGTTATATGACGACTTATCAGCGTTCGTTGGCGACGATGATATCTATTTATACCCGGTTAACGAATTGATTGCCTCGGAAATTGCGGTGGCCAGTCCTGAATTACGAAGCCAGCGAATCGAGGCGTTATCCGCGTGGTCAGAAAAAAGATCAGGTATTCTGATTGCACCGGTGGCGGCGTTAAAACGAATGCTGCCACCTTCAAGCTATTGGCGTAAATACCAGCTGCCATTTAACCTTGGTGAGGAAATTGCTATTCAGTCATATATCCAATCATTAATAGATATGGGATATGAACGTCAGCCTATGGTCAATGCGCCGGGTGAATTTAGTATACGTGGTGGTATTATTGATATCTATCCCGTAACAGAAGCAAATCCGGTACGTATTGAATTATTTGATGAAGAAGTAGATTCGATCCGTTATTTTGACGCCGATTCACAACGGTCGATGGAAAAGCTGAACAGCATCAAAATTGGACCTGCGACAGAGCTTTTATTAACAGAGGAAGATATTATCGCAGGTGCGGAACGGCTGGAGAATGCATTGCAAAAGTCACTCGGAAAAATAAAAACCGATGAAGGAAAGGAAAAACTAAATGAGGTAATCGAACAAGATTTAGAGCGCTTGCGCAATCTTGAACATTTTCCGGAAATGAACAAATACATCGGGTTTCTCTATAATAACCCTGCTAGTTTATTAGATTATTTGCCAAATGATGGATTGATTGTACTCGATGAAATGAGCAGAATCCAGGAAACCGCAACCCATTTGGATACGGAAGAGGCGGAATGGTACAGCAGTTTACTGGCTTCCAACCAAATGGTACAACATCATACATTTTCCTTTGATTGGCATGATATTTTCGATGGGATGCAGCAGCGGCAGCGTCTATATATGTCAGTGTTTCTGCGGCATATTCCCAACACACAGCCGGAAAATATCATCAATTTATCAACGCGGGCGATGCAAGAATTTCATGGACAAATGAACTTATTTCAAAACGAATTAAAACGTTGGGAAAAAGGTGGCTATTCCGTTGTGATTATAGCTCCTAATGAACAACGTGCAGAGAAGGTTCAAGCCATTCTTTCTGATTATGATATGGATGCAACGGTAGTTAAGCAGCTAACTTTACCGGTAAGCAAACCAATCATAACCATTGGCCATATCAGCAGTGGTATTGAATTTCCCATGCATAAACTAGTCATTATCACAGAAAATGAATTATTTAAAAAGGTTCCCAAACGTGCCCGAAAGAAACAAAAAATTTCCAATGCTGAACGGATAAAAAATTATCAGGAACTAAAAATCGGTGATTATGTCGTCCACGCCAACCATGGGATTGGTAAATACATCGGCATTGAGACATTGGAAGTCAATGGTTTACACAATGATTACATGCTGATTAAGTACTCCGGTGACGACAAGCTATATGTACCGATCGATCAAATAGATCTGGTACAAAAATTTGTTGCATCTGAAGGAAAAGAACCGAAATTATATAAACTGGGCGGAAGTGAATGGACCAAAGTAAAACGAAAGGTGCAATCATCTGTTGAGGATATTGCCGATGATCTGATCAAGCTTTATGCCGAACGTGAGGCAAGAAAAGGGTATGCATTTTCCGAGGATACAGAACTCCAGCGTGAATTTGAAGCGGCCTTTCCATATCAGGAAACAGAGGATCAATTACGTTGTATTGCAGAAATTAAACAGGATATGGAAAGACAACGGCCAATGGATCGTTTGTTATGCGGAGATGTTGGATATGGCAAAACTGAAGTAGCCATTCGTGCAGCATTTAAAGCGGTTGTCGATGGTAAACAGGTCGCCATTTTAGTACCAACAACGATTTTGGCCCAGCAGCATTTTGAAACGATACGTGAGCGGTTTCAAGACCAGGCAGTAACGATTGGATTGTTAAGCAGATTTCGAACCAAGAAACAACAAAAAGAGACACTTGAGGGCTTGAAACGAGGCACAGTTGATATTGTTATCGGGACACACAGGCTGTTGTCAAAGGATGTTCAATACCGTGACCTTGGTTTATTGGTAGTCGATGAGGAGCAGCGCTTTGGTGTCAAACATAAAGAAAAGATTAAACAATTAAAAACAAATGTGGACGTGCTAACTTTAACAGCAACTCCGATTCCAAGAACATTGCACATGTCCATGCTGGGTGTCCGTGATTTATCCGTTATCGAAACACCACCGGAAAACCGCTTCCCAATTCAAACGTATGTTATGGAATATAACCCTGTTTTTATTAGGGAATCCATTGAGCGTGAAATGGCTCGTGGCGGACAGGTATTCTTTCTTTACAACCGTGTGGAGAATATTGATCGTATTGCCAGGGAAATCGGAATGCTCGTTGATGCCAGAATTGGTGTTGCCCATGGACAAATGAATGAGTCGGAACTGGAGAGTGTCATGTTTGGGTTTTTAGAAGGTGAATTTGATGTGTTGGTTAGCACCACTATTATTGAAACTGGAGTGGATATTCCAAATGTCAACACATTAATTGTCTATGATGCTGACCGTATGGGGCTAAGTCAACTATATCAATTGCGCGGAAGAGTTGGCCGTTCAAACCGGGTTGCCTATGCCTACTTTACGTATCAACGGGATAAAATATTAAGTGAAGTTGCTGAGAAACGATTACAGGCTATTAAAGAATTTACCGAACTTGGATCAGGGTTTAAAATTGCCATGCGGGATTTATCGATCCGCGGAGCAGGTAATCTGCTTGGCGCACAGCAACATGGGTTTATTGACTCAGTAGGTTTCGATATGTATTCACAAATGTTAAAAGATGCTATTGATGCGCGTAAGGAAGGAAAAGAACTGGACGAAATAAAGGCTTTTGAACCAGAACTTAACATTGATCTGGATGCATATATTCCTCAAAGCTATATTAAAGATGGGAAACAAAAAATTGACATGTACAAACGCTTCCAAACGGCGACATCTGCAGACGATCTGGCTGATTTACAAGAAGAATTAATTGACCGATTTGGAGATTATCCTGAAGAAGTGGGTAATTTGTTTATTGTTTCCAAATTGAAAATGTATGCCAAACGTGAAAGAATAGAATCCATCCGGGAGAAAAATAACAAACTCGAGCTGCTCATGGAGGATAAGCGCAGTCAGCGGGTTGATGGTTCAAAACTGTTTGCACTGGCGAATGAATTCGGAAGGGAAGTACAGCTTGGCACAGAAGATAAAAAGTTGAAGATCGTATTTAAATGGTCAAATAAAACGAAAGACAAAAGGTATGATATTGTGACGGAGTTATTGGATCGGCTTTCCACTGTTGATCGGGACAATTAG
- the spoVT gene encoding stage V sporulation protein T, whose protein sequence is MKATGIVRRIDDLGRVVIPKEIRRTLRIREGDPLEIFVDREGEVILKKYSPINELGNFAQEYAEALFDSLNYPVIICDRDEIIAVAGDSKKDYLNKNIGTKLGRTIQDRSSLFVTETSTLEILEGNEEELVSYSVSPIIANGDPIGCVMIYAKEGNALSNVEQKATETAAHFLAKQME, encoded by the coding sequence ATGAAAGCAACAGGAATTGTACGTCGAATTGATGATTTAGGAAGAGTAGTAATCCCGAAAGAAATCAGGAGGACATTACGAATTCGAGAAGGAGATCCATTGGAAATTTTTGTTGACCGGGAAGGTGAAGTGATTTTAAAGAAATACTCCCCAATCAACGAGTTAGGCAACTTTGCACAGGAATATGCTGAAGCATTATTTGATTCATTAAACTATCCCGTTATTATTTGTGACCGAGACGAGATTATTGCCGTTGCCGGAGATTCTAAAAAAGATTACTTAAATAAAAACATTGGAACCAAGCTGGGAAGAACAATTCAGGATCGTTCATCCTTATTCGTGACAGAAACAAGCACATTGGAAATCCTGGAGGGTAATGAGGAAGAGCTTGTTTCCTACAGTGTCAGCCCAATCATTGCTAATGGTGATCCGATTGGTTGCGTAATGATATATGCGAAGGAAGGAAATGCATTAAGCAATGTGGAGCAAAAGGCAACCGAAACAGCTGCGCACTTCCTTGCCAAACAAATGGAATAA
- a CDS encoding putative polysaccharide biosynthesis protein → MDNKLVKGALLLTVAGFISKLLSAGYRIPLQNMTGDLGFYIYQQVYPILGIALVLSLYGFPSAISKVTVDMKGANKQLSITNFYIPLLFILFTINGAIAVVLYFNADTIACWMGNIHLQQGLKLSAFVFIFIPFTALLRGVSQGNYQMKPTALSQIGEQCTRVCIIIAAAAVIAGKHNHIYDIGSAAAIAAIAGGVVALIILVGSLQKQNLLNRTVFFPIPWRYYLKTVAIFGLIAALNHMLLLLIQFADAFTLVPGLVKHSLSAFEAMEAKGVFDRGQPLIQLGTVVGSSFALALIPSISKEERSQSPGPFYFHIRAAMKCSIYLAIGATIGLVMIFPEVNMLLFQDDKGTGSLRTLVVAILLCSVAITAASILQGLGYVKRTAMFILLALLIKWLLNQLLVPLWGLTGSAIATVTSLLVLCCLDLIELKRKLPKLHLVKSLKWRSLIIPGLGMAVYLFFIQIITTMVGIETRVGLLIYVLVVVLTGALVYLLLLIKIGAFTKEEIKLLPFSSLLARFGKGEDVCVWRRK, encoded by the coding sequence ATGGATAATAAATTAGTAAAAGGTGCCTTGCTCTTAACAGTGGCAGGGTTTATTAGTAAGTTGTTAAGTGCCGGATATCGAATACCGCTACAAAATATGACGGGTGACCTGGGATTTTACATATATCAGCAAGTCTATCCTATCCTCGGAATCGCCCTTGTTTTATCGTTGTATGGATTTCCCTCGGCAATATCAAAGGTAACAGTCGATATGAAAGGGGCGAATAAACAGCTCTCCATTACAAATTTTTATATTCCGCTCTTGTTTATTTTATTCACCATCAATGGAGCGATTGCTGTTGTTCTGTATTTCAATGCCGATACAATAGCCTGCTGGATGGGGAATATCCATTTGCAACAGGGATTGAAGCTTAGTGCCTTTGTTTTTATATTCATTCCCTTTACAGCATTGTTACGTGGGGTATCCCAAGGTAATTATCAAATGAAACCTACTGCGTTATCACAAATTGGTGAGCAATGTACGCGTGTTTGTATTATAATCGCTGCTGCAGCAGTTATCGCGGGAAAACACAATCATATATATGATATTGGTTCAGCAGCCGCAATTGCTGCGATTGCTGGTGGCGTGGTTGCACTTATCATCTTGGTTGGAAGTTTGCAGAAACAAAATTTGCTGAATCGTACCGTTTTTTTCCCGATACCATGGAGATATTATTTAAAAACGGTAGCTATTTTTGGGCTAATTGCTGCCTTGAATCATATGTTGTTATTGCTGATTCAATTTGCGGATGCGTTCACACTTGTACCAGGGTTAGTGAAACATAGCCTGTCTGCGTTTGAGGCAATGGAAGCCAAAGGTGTGTTTGACAGGGGGCAGCCATTGATTCAGCTTGGTACAGTGGTTGGTTCATCGTTTGCCCTGGCATTGATCCCCTCCATCAGCAAAGAAGAACGCTCCCAATCACCCGGGCCATTTTATTTTCATATTCGTGCCGCCATGAAGTGCAGCATCTACTTGGCGATTGGGGCAACAATCGGGTTAGTGATGATTTTTCCGGAAGTTAATATGCTGCTGTTTCAGGATGATAAAGGGACAGGCAGCCTTAGAACTTTGGTGGTTGCTATCCTGCTTTGTTCAGTCGCGATTACTGCTGCTTCTATCCTCCAGGGGTTAGGGTATGTTAAACGTACAGCGATGTTTATTTTGCTGGCACTATTGATTAAATGGCTTCTCAATCAGTTGCTTGTTCCATTATGGGGTCTTACAGGCAGTGCAATAGCCACGGTCACTAGTCTACTTGTTTTGTGCTGTTTGGACTTAATCGAACTCAAACGAAAATTGCCAAAACTGCACTTGGTCAAATCCTTAAAATGGCGATCTTTGATAATACCTGGACTTGGGATGGCCGTTTACCTTTTTTTCATTCAGATAATCACTACCATGGTTGGGATTGAGACGAGGGTTGGCTTACTTATTTATGTTCTGGTGGTTGTATTAACAGGTGCGCTCGTTTATTTGCTATTACTCATAAAGATCGGTGCATTTACAAAAGAGGAAATAAAGTTGCTCCCGTTTTCCTCGTTATTAGCCCGGTTTGGCAAAGGAGAGGATGTCTGCGTATGGAGAAGAAAATAG
- the mazG gene encoding nucleoside triphosphate pyrophosphohydrolase, whose product MEKKIEIIGLGAGDLDQLPLGIYKKLIHSREKIYVRTMDHPVIAALQDEGVMFASFDDVYQSKDQFANVYQEIADQLIDIAANSPVIYAVPGHPMLAEKTVQLLLEQKQAEVTIAGGKSYLDDLFTSLQIDPIDGFQFVDATSFKRNQLDYTHHIIFCQVYDQFVASNIKLALLEDLPADYPVTIIVAAGSKEEHLRTIPLEELDHRLSISNLTSVYIPPVAADYLHHTFNRLREVIATLRGPNGCPWDKKQTHETLRQYAIEEVYELIDAIDEQDDEGIIEELGDVLLQVMLHSQIGEDAGYFTIDDVIRSITNKMIHRHPHVFADKEAKTVADVNRNWDALKQAEKEGQRKSVLDGVPKSMSALTKAYHLQKQAGKVGFEWKSVGEVWDKLNEEINEVQAAIKQGNDNEIECEFGDVLFVLANISRYYKINPELALNRTNQKFTSRFSFIEQRLSEENKDIHNADLEEMDQYWNQAKRNE is encoded by the coding sequence ATGGAGAAGAAAATAGAAATTATCGGCCTTGGGGCAGGGGATCTTGATCAGTTGCCACTGGGGATTTATAAAAAACTGATTCATTCCCGGGAAAAAATTTATGTTCGGACAATGGACCATCCGGTTATTGCAGCTTTACAGGACGAAGGGGTAATGTTTGCCTCGTTTGATGATGTGTATCAGTCCAAAGACCAGTTCGCTAATGTTTACCAGGAGATTGCGGACCAATTAATAGACATAGCGGCAAATTCTCCGGTGATTTATGCTGTTCCGGGCCACCCGATGTTAGCTGAAAAAACAGTTCAATTGCTACTGGAGCAAAAGCAGGCAGAAGTTACGATAGCGGGCGGGAAAAGCTATCTGGATGATTTGTTTACCAGCTTGCAAATAGATCCAATTGACGGGTTTCAATTTGTTGATGCTACATCATTTAAACGGAATCAACTCGATTATACGCATCATATCATTTTCTGTCAGGTGTATGATCAGTTTGTTGCCTCAAATATCAAGCTTGCCTTATTGGAAGATCTTCCAGCCGATTATCCGGTTACGATTATTGTTGCGGCAGGAAGCAAGGAAGAACATTTGCGAACCATTCCATTGGAAGAACTCGATCACAGGCTTTCAATCAGTAATTTAACCAGTGTTTATATCCCGCCCGTAGCAGCGGATTACCTTCATCATACCTTTAACCGGCTGCGTGAAGTAATTGCAACACTCAGGGGGCCAAACGGTTGTCCGTGGGATAAGAAACAAACACATGAGACATTGCGTCAATATGCGATTGAAGAAGTTTATGAATTAATTGATGCGATTGATGAGCAGGATGATGAAGGGATTATCGAGGAACTCGGTGATGTGCTGTTACAGGTGATGCTGCACAGTCAAATCGGTGAGGATGCCGGTTATTTTACAATTGATGATGTGATTCGGTCTATTACCAATAAAATGATCCATCGTCATCCCCACGTGTTTGCCGATAAAGAGGCCAAAACAGTTGCCGATGTCAATCGAAACTGGGATGCTTTAAAGCAAGCAGAAAAAGAAGGTCAGCGAAAATCTGTGTTGGATGGTGTTCCAAAGAGCATGTCAGCTTTGACCAAAGCGTATCATTTACAGAAACAAGCGGGTAAAGTCGGGTTTGAATGGAAATCCGTTGGAGAAGTTTGGGACAAGTTAAACGAGGAAATTAATGAGGTGCAAGCGGCGATTAAACAAGGAAACGATAACGAGATAGAATGTGAATTTGGCGATGTGCTATTTGTCCTTGCGAATATTTCCAGGTATTATAAAATAAACCCTGAGCTAGCCCTAAATCGAACCAATCAAAAATTCACTTCCAGGTTTTCTTTCATTGAACAAAGGTTAAGCGAAGAAAATAAGGATATCCATAATGCCGATCTTGAGGAAATGGATCAATATTGGAATCAAGCAAAAAGAAATGAGTGA
- a CDS encoding RNA-binding S4 domain-containing protein, with translation MRLDKFLKVSRLIKRRTLAKEIADKGRITINGNQAKAATDVAIGDILTIQYGQKLVTVEVTALKEAVKKDEAQNLYKVVKEEKS, from the coding sequence TTGCGTCTTGATAAATTTTTAAAAGTATCCCGGTTAATCAAACGCCGCACACTTGCCAAGGAAATTGCAGATAAAGGGCGAATTACGATAAATGGCAACCAGGCAAAAGCAGCAACTGATGTAGCCATCGGTGATATACTGACCATTCAATACGGACAAAAACTGGTAACTGTTGAAGTAACCGCGTTGAAAGAAGCAGTCAAAAAAGATGAGGCCCAAAACTTATATAAGGTTGTCAAAGAAGAAAAAAGTTAA
- the yabP gene encoding sporulation protein YabP: MNYYEKNSTQSVQQDHFIKINNRKNLEISGVKEVDSFDNEEFLLETVMGYLIIRGQNLQLKNLDVGEGLVSIKGKIYELSYVDEQHQEKAKGIFSKLFR, encoded by the coding sequence ATGAATTATTATGAGAAAAATTCCACACAAAGCGTACAGCAAGATCACTTTATAAAAATTAACAACCGAAAAAACCTGGAAATCTCCGGTGTTAAAGAGGTAGATAGTTTTGATAATGAAGAGTTTTTATTAGAAACGGTAATGGGCTACCTGATTATTCGTGGACAAAACTTGCAATTGAAAAACCTTGATGTTGGTGAAGGACTAGTTTCTATCAAAGGCAAAATATATGAGCTTTCCTATGTAGACGAACAACATCAGGAGAAAGCTAAAGGAATCTTTAGCAAGCTATTTCGATGA
- the yabQ gene encoding spore cortex biosynthesis protein YabQ, producing MTLDVQFLTMIVMIISGIYLGAALETFLRFKPYWKSNWFMLYFMEIAFWLSQVLLLFYVLFLVNAGELRVYVFLALFMGFAAYKALFAPLYKRLLELFIRIILTCYHFIEKLIKTLVIAPIKYIIQLLITLILFIVQLLVKVFLFVVKVIFFPIKWILILLYRMLPKNIRNFLHKTAGFYSTMENICKKGLDYIRFKRR from the coding sequence ATGACATTAGACGTCCAGTTCCTGACAATGATCGTCATGATTATTAGTGGTATCTACTTGGGAGCGGCACTGGAAACCTTCCTGCGATTCAAGCCATATTGGAAATCCAATTGGTTTATGTTATATTTCATGGAGATTGCCTTTTGGCTGTCACAAGTACTGCTGTTATTTTATGTATTATTTCTTGTTAATGCGGGTGAATTACGTGTTTACGTATTCCTCGCCCTATTTATGGGGTTTGCTGCTTACAAGGCTTTGTTTGCACCGCTATATAAACGTCTGCTGGAATTATTTATTCGGATTATCCTGACGTGTTACCATTTTATTGAAAAGTTGATTAAGACATTGGTGATAGCGCCAATAAAATATATCATTCAATTGTTAATAACACTGATATTATTTATCGTTCAGCTCCTTGTAAAGGTTTTCCTTTTTGTCGTCAAAGTCATTTTCTTCCCAATAAAATGGATATTGATACTTCTTTATCGGATGCTGCCCAAAAATATCCGAAACTTTTTACACAAAACAGCAGGATTTTATAGTACAATGGAGAATATATGTAAAAAGGGCTTGGATTATATCAGGTTTAAAAGGAGGTAG
- a CDS encoding FtsB family cell division protein — translation MSANKQTVTRLDSEYMQQYDAYMERQKNKKKRLVRRLMLFAIVVFIAFGSMTAYHVKQRAIHAEKKEQYAEMQDKLSTLQEEEKTLNEEIKLLKDEDYVLDIARTNYFFSDKGETIFKIPDEDPSY, via the coding sequence TTGTCGGCAAATAAACAAACAGTAACACGTTTGGATTCCGAGTATATGCAACAATATGATGCATATATGGAACGCCAAAAAAACAAAAAGAAGCGTCTTGTCCGTCGTCTGATGCTTTTTGCGATCGTTGTTTTCATCGCTTTTGGCAGTATGACTGCATACCATGTTAAACAACGGGCAATACATGCGGAGAAAAAAGAACAATATGCCGAGATGCAGGATAAACTGTCAACACTGCAAGAGGAAGAAAAAACGTTGAATGAGGAAATAAAACTGTTAAAAGATGAGGATTATGTTCTTGATATAGCACGAACGAACTATTTTTTCTCAGACAAAGGGGAAACCATCTTTAAAATTCCTGATGAAGATCCGTCATATTGA
- a CDS encoding S1 domain-containing RNA-binding protein, with amino-acid sequence MSIEVGSKLQGKVTGITNFGAFVELAEGKTGLVHISEVADNYVKDIHDHLSVGDEVKVKVINVEKDGKIGLSIKKAKDRPQRQRNTRERTESFESKMNRFLKDSEDRLASLKKHTESKRGGRGAKRG; translated from the coding sequence ATGTCAATCGAAGTAGGCAGCAAGCTGCAGGGAAAGGTAACCGGTATTACTAATTTTGGGGCCTTTGTTGAACTCGCGGAGGGTAAAACAGGTCTTGTTCATATTAGTGAGGTTGCCGATAACTATGTGAAAGACATTCATGACCATCTTAGTGTCGGTGATGAGGTTAAGGTAAAAGTCATCAATGTCGAAAAAGATGGCAAAATTGGTCTGTCAATCAAGAAAGCAAAAGATCGGCCACAACGCCAAAGGAACACCCGTGAGCGGACTGAATCATTTGAATCCAAAATGAATCGCTTTCTCAAAGATTCCGAAGACCGTTTAGCCTCTTTAAAGAAGCACACGGAATCCAAACGTGGAGGTCGAGGTGCTAAAAGAGGATAG